A region of Periophthalmus magnuspinnatus isolate fPerMag1 chromosome 13, fPerMag1.2.pri, whole genome shotgun sequence DNA encodes the following proteins:
- the tmem199 gene encoding transmembrane protein 199, whose protein sequence is MASAFVVVEKFRNKVSQLLENDSVPQDLREELEEIVENESPTKLSFKTARKLKKYLQDNDHPFYLHQLLEDSTLFLPEVVKPPRNPELVARLEKIKAKLANEEYNRMTRNVNAQEMSRNGGLAEIGREVRSVKAAVVTVFNFLVTIVATFACSYMGSQYLFTETTSRVIAAVIAASVVGLAELYVLVRTMEGELGEP, encoded by the exons ATGGCGTCGGCTTTTGTGGTCGTAGAGAAATTCAGAAATAAAGTCTcacaattattagaaaatgattCGGTGCCTCAAgacttgagagaagaactagaGGAGATTGTGGAAAACGAGTCACCGACAAAACTGTCCTTCAAAACTGCAAGGAAATTGAAGAAGTACCTACAAGACAATG atCATCCATTTTATCTTCATCAATTACTTGAAGACAGCACGTTGTTCCTGCCCGAAGTTGTAAAGCCACCAAGG aacCCAGAGCTGGTTGCACGTTTGGAAAAGATCAAAGCCAAACTCGCAAATGAGGAGTACAACCGAATGACCAGAAATGTTAATGCTCAg GAAATGAGTCGCAATGGAGGACTTGCAGAAATTGGACGAGAAg tacGCTCGGTGAAAGCAGCTGTAGTGACGGTCTTTAACTTCCTGGTGACGATTGTAGCAACTTTTGCATGTTCGTACATGGGCAGCCAGTACCTCTTCACTGAAACCACTTCT aGAGTAATTGCAGCCGTCATTGCAGCCTCAGTAGTGGGTCTGGCAGAGCTGTACGTCTTGGTCCGAACGATGGAGGGAGAACTGGGGGAACCATAG